A DNA window from Hordeum vulgare subsp. vulgare chromosome 1H, MorexV3_pseudomolecules_assembly, whole genome shotgun sequence contains the following coding sequences:
- the LOC123404347 gene encoding uncharacterized protein LOC123404347 has protein sequence MAGEKTRELELKKMKKMTRGPSSFTPSPGCIQCDWPPSTVTEEAVQKLCRNRDGGCHPPTTSIPSRRTTREDEESEDETDEDNEDESEDEVEYLPSPDAIREGRTKMNQDPSGVTPTTRATKRARAEAKQQASPPPAIGKGTVEVINQKPRKVVALPMMRKPMPIVSKVVPSASFTIQATENISNRSKGTLDAGVVSSKVAKEVNPAIELESGHEQARNSQEILPSLSESPIPMDTTPGKSPSHPKIQSSESIQTPIAREPISPSTLEVSSPRRNQTPSIFSTSFSLERSLEDEVSASKEAMLQAEQMETRLKELLILNETLKTNIQKTCELGTKYLGLQKELKKVRRELEEEQGKTMRLEKEKTAMEESMKNTIEEKDIALGKTREEADAKTKKGDDRWEELQEIRQMNDHYMKEVEDMKKQIKDLKACESEWHTKYLKWYDLAEMTKMKYEKDLGDLKQGMYDAETFLVGQLDEVNQRLEVFCPDPVMEDHKVQKELEAYGIDIKETPWASTRVAEAVIRLDERAKAAKGVIAQVRKSMKGINATLHPGEEVDEALPICLQHLEQVPGRVSRFKKSVTRCGANVALALTRVHFPKIDEVKLQNIGVGNPEGDNFEDHMKTFMRTAGQIASLIGLDLCAEPTRVPDTSEEELAEEEEKIK, from the exons atggccggggAAAAGACTCGCGAACTAGagttgaagaagatgaagaagatgacgaGGGGTCCGTCGTCGTTCACGCCTTCTCCCGGCTGTATCCAATGTGACTGGCCGCCGTCCACGGTGACTGAAGAGGCAGTGCAGAAGTTGTGTCGGAATAGGGATGGAGGTTGCCATCCGCCAACAACCTCCATCCCTAGTCGGCGAACTACcagagaagatgaagaatcaGAGGATGAAACTGATGAAGACAATGAGGACGAAAGTGAAGATGAAGTGGAATATTTGCCTTCTCCAGATGCCATTCGGGAGGGTCGGACCAAGATGAACCAGGATCCGAGTGGAGTCACACCAACCACTCGGGCGACTAAGCGTGCCCGAGCGGAAGCAAAGCAACAAGCATCTCCTCCTCCAGCCATAGGAAAAGGAACGGTTGAAGTCATAAACCAAAAACCCCGGAAGGTTGTCGCTCTGCCAATGATGAGGAAACCAATGCCTATTGTTTCAAA GGTTGTCCCTTCTGCAAGCTTCACCATCCAAGCAACTGAAAATATTTCAAATAGATCCAAGGGGACGCTCGACGCTGGTGTTGTGTCTTCAAAAG TCGCTAAAGAAGTGAACCCCGCTATAGAGCTTGAGTCGGGCCACGAGCAAGCTCGCAACTCACAGGAAATCCTTCCAAGCCTGAGTGAAAGCCCAATCCCCATGGATACTACTCCTGGTAAATCTCCAAGTCATCCGAAGATTCAGTCGAGTGAGTCGATTCAGACCCCGATTGCACGGGAGCCAATAAGCCCAAGTACACTAGAAGTGTCATCTCCTCGTCGGAACCAAACTCCATCCATTTTTTCTACATCTTTCTCACTAGAACGGTCCCTAGAGGATGAAGTGAGTGCAAGCAAGGAGGCCATGTTGCAGGCCGAGCAGATGGAGACTCGGCTGAAGGAGTTGCTCATATTGAACGAAACACTGAAGACCAACATCCAA aaaacttgtgaacttGGAACCAAATACTTAGGTTTACAGAAGGAGCTCAAGAAGGTACGCCGGGAGCTTGAGGAAGAACAAGGCAAGACCATGCGGCTTGAAAAGGAGAAAACTGCTATGGAAG AATCCATGAAGAACACCATAGAAGAGAAAGACATTGCTCTTGGCAAAACTAGGGAGGAAGCTGATGCTAAGACCAAGAAAGGCGATGATAGGTGGGAGGAGCTCCAAGAGATTAGACAGATGAATGATCACTACATGAAGGAGGTGGAGGACATGAAGAAGCAAATCAAAGATCTAAAAGCATGCGAGTCTGAATGGCATACCAAATATCTGAAATGGTATGATCTTGCAGAAATGACCAAAATGAAGTATGAAAAGGATCTTGGCGATCTTAAGCAAGGAATGTATGACGCCGAAACCTTCTTGGTGGGACAACTAGATGAGGTTAACCAGAGGCTTGAGG TGTTTTGCCCTGATCCTGTCATGGAGGATCATAAAGTGCAGAAGGAGCTTGAAGCATATGGTATCGACATCAAAGAAACTCCCTGGGCATCCACTCGGGTTGCTGAGGCTGTAATACGACTAGATGAAAGAGCAAAAGCAGCAAAAGGCGTCATAGCCCAAGTGAGAAAATCCATGAAGGGCATCAATGCAACTCTGCATCCTGGAGAAGAGGTTGATGAAGCTCTACCAATTTGTTTACAACATCTTGAGCAAGTGCCTGGGCGAGTATCGAGGTTCAAGAAATCTGTTACTCGTTGTGGAGCTAATGTAGCTCTAGCTCTCACTCGGGTTCATTTCCCCAAGATAGATGAAGTGAAGCTGCAGAATATTGGCGTGGGCAATCCGGAGGGTGATAACTTTGAAGACCACATGAAAACTTTCATGAGAACCGCcggtcagattgcttccctcatcGGCCTGGACCTGTGTGCTGAGCCGACTAGAGTGCCAGACACCTCGGAGGAGGAgcttgcagaagaagaagagaaaataaaGTGA